One Micropterus dolomieu isolate WLL.071019.BEF.003 ecotype Adirondacks linkage group LG23, ASM2129224v1, whole genome shotgun sequence DNA window includes the following coding sequences:
- the adora2b gene encoding adenosine receptor A2b encodes MNEFYIAIEVVIAVLSISGNILVCWAVAINTTLKNATNYFLVSLAVADILVGCLAIPFAITISIGIDLDFYGCLFLACFVLVLTQSSIFSLLAIAIDRYLAVKIPLRYKELMTGKTAREIIAILWILSFVIGLIPFFGWNLKYTSCKNSSSAENNTLNPGLMEGLRGGGDLLRSCKLKCFFESVVDMHYMVYFNFFVCVLLPLLIMLGIYMKIFTVARKQLRQIELKCVGNGDSHNHGLLQKEIRAAKSLSIIVGLFAICWLPVHILNCLTLFYRELDKPAVVMYVAIILSHANSAVNPIIYAYRIQDFRNTFRKILAQHVLCRKEELYRSSNGSRRNRDQIHMTVDPLL; translated from the exons ATGAATGAGTTCTACATCGCGATTGAAGTAGTAATTGCTGTTCTCTCCATATCCGGCAACATACTGGTTTGCTGGGCTGTCGCGATCAACACCACTTTAAAAAACGCCACCAACTATTTTCTGGTGTCTCTGGCTGTGGCTGACATTCTGGTCGGTTGCCTCGCCATCCCGTTTGCCATAACCATCAGCATCGGCATAGATCTGGACTTTTATGGATGCCTCTTTCTGGCATGTTTTGTCTTGGTACTGACACAAAGCTCCATCTTCAGCCTTCTTGCTATTGCTATCGATAGATATCTGGCCGTCAAAATTCCTCTGAG GTACAAGGAGTTGATGACGGGAAAGACCGCCAGAGAGATAATTGCTATTTTATGGATCCTCTCCTTTGTCATTGGCCTCATCCCCTTCTTTGGCTGGAACTTAAAGTACACCAGCTGCAAAAACAGCAGCTCTGCGGAGAACAACACTTTAAACCCTGGCCTCATGGAGGGGCTGAGGGGCGGAGGAGACTTGCTACGGAGCTGCAAGCTCAAGTGCTTCTTTGAGAGTGTGGTAGACATGCACTACATGGTCTACtttaatttctttgtgtgcgtgctgctgccgctgctcaTCATGCTGGGCATCTACATGAAGATCTTCACTGTGGCCAGGAAACAGCTGAGACAGATCGAGCTCAAATGCGTGGGCAACGGGGACAGCCATAACCACGGGCTGCTGCAGAAGGAGATCCGGGCCGCCAAATCCCTCTCCATCATAGTGGGACTGTTCGCCATCTGCTGGCTGCCTGTCCACATCCTCAACTGCCTCACGCTGTTTTACAGGGAGCTGGATAAGCCGGCGGTTGTCATGTATGTGGCCATAATTCTGTCTCATGCCAACTCCGCGGTCAACCCCATCATCTACGCTTACCGCATCCAGGACTTCAGGAACACCTTCCGCAAGATCCTGGCCCAACACGTCCTGTGCCGCAAGGAGGAGCTGTACCGTAGCTCCAACGGCAGTAGACGCAACAGAGACCAGATCCACATGACCGTCGACCCTCTGCTATAG